Sequence from the Gemmatimonadales bacterium genome:
GTCGCGGTATTGACCGGCCAGCCTCCCTCCACCCACATCTCGGTGCCGCCATCGAGCAACGCCGCCTGGTGGGAATGCCCCAGGTAGTCCAGCGTGAAGAAGAGGCGGGCGGCCGAGAGCGGGTCGCCGGTGACAATGACTCGGGTGTCGTCCCCGATCCCGACCGACTCAAGGACGGAATCCAGGGCGGCCACGGAGGGGAGCTCGTTCGGCACACCGTCTCGTTCGACGATGATCGACGAGAGGGGGAGGAACTGGCTCCCCTCGATGTGCCCGGCGTCAAATGCGGTCCGGTTCCGGTCGACATGCACCACGACCACGCCCGGATCGCCGAGGTGCGCAGCGAGCCACGCGGGGCTGACCAGGACAGTGTCGGCCCCGAGGAGCGTGACAGCCAGCAGGGAAAGTACGGTCAACATGGGATGCTCCGAATGCGTTAGCGGTCGGCCTTGAGCGCGGAATCACGTTGGGCTTCCTGCTCCATGACCAGAGTGTAGGCGACATAATACTTGTGGATATTGGACACGTAAGTGACCGTCTCGCGGCCAATTTCCTGGGCGGCCACCAGTTCAACGTTGCCTTGCCACCTGTTGGGGTCGAGCCCTCGCGCGGCCGCCTTCTTCCGCAATCCTGCCACTCGCGCTGGCCCCGCGTTGTACGCCGCAAAGGCGAAGAGCATCCGATTGAAGGCGTCGAGGGAGTCGTCGCTGAAATGGTCGTCGATCAGCTTGCGGACGTACTTGACGCCGGCGTGGATATTCGGCTCGAGCTGGTGCACGTCACCGACGCCGAGCGACCTC
This genomic interval carries:
- a CDS encoding sulfurtransferase, which codes for MLTVLSLLAVTLLGADTVLVSPAWLAAHLGDPGVVVVHVDRNRTAFDAGHIEGSQFLPLSSIIVERDGVPNELPSVAALDSVLESVGIGDDTRVIVTGDPLSAARLFFTLDYLGHSHQAALLDGGTEMWVEGGWPVNTATVPAHRGTLTPDPQPELVVSAEWVKDHLHSPGVAFLDARPASDFSAGHIPGARSIFWKTTMGGSPPVLLSRGALEEMFRAAGVRSGDQVVTYCRSGMQASYLYFVARYLGYETKMYDGSMAEWTGVPGAPIETGAPSAQ